TTTAGTTTCAGCCTAACTTtagtttgtttttttattttggatttgAACATATGCAAAATTTTTCATAATTCAAGAATGTAGAATCaagtaaagaaagaaaacacaAGGTATCTTATTTAAATTGGTGAAATAAATCACATATATGATAGTAACTTATATTTGCAATAGTTCTTAAAATCTATCTTATGCATATGATTTTTATTGTATTAATTCATTCAATTTTTTCAGCTTGTGGAAGACAACAATCACTATaacatcaaaattttaaatgattCAGATAAAGTTGAAGACACAACTCTAGGATCATTACTCATTAGGCCTCAGCTAGATCTTActtttggcaaatttttaaattatcattttaatGAGTATATGAATAAATGTAGTGGGTAAAATATGTggtctattttaattaattagggaatgttttaaaattatttaaatctTTTGGCAAACTTTATCTCATAATAGAAGTTAACAATTTCTCTTTGATAattttatactaatttttttttgtcaataaaTTGAACAACTCCCAATCCTAGATAATTTTATACTAACtttatcttttaataaatatcagcgactttttttaaataattttgtacTCAATATTTAATTTGTGACTGAAAATGAATTTTACATGGATAATAAAAGTTTCAAACGACAGATTATTCTTTAATAATATTCTagtttaataatatttagggatgaaaaaatttagtttttaccCGTAGTAATAACTTAaggataaaaagattttttttttctttccaaatCTAAACAATACATATGTTGTCGTGCGAATGCACGGCCTGCATGGTCTGTACTGCTACTACTactattactactactaataataataataataataataataataatatgagccacattattttttgtttttaaaaataaaattctgttaataaaatattaataataatagttattaatatatttaaaattattaataagagcaagataataataatttattacacaatattattattatcatgaaaataataataaattactaaaaaataataataaattattattattatcacaaacaatattaaaaaaataacaatatacTAATCataataacaatttttttgGGAGACTCaatcataaaataattattcaaatataACGAAggtatgaataataataataataataataataataataataataataataataataaaattactagttaaaatataaataaatatatttattcatcataaaattaaaaaaaaaaatatacttatCTATTGAAGATGATGTAGATATTCAATAATATATTCTTTAAATAATGTAAAATcacaaatcatttttttatgaattatctgaaattctaaaccttctattctttttctttctcccacACTTTTTTTAAATCCTTGCAATCCCTCACACACAATTCTTCTGTAATGTCTCACTCTAACCTACTCTCACCGTAAATGAAACTCTTCATTCTTTTCTCCTgcattttatattataaaaattcgCTCAACACTCTCCTTCAATACGTGTTGTCCATACAATTAGAGAACCTATCAATCGCAACTTACGATTTATCTTTGCTGCCTGCCAATTGTAACCTGCGTTTAAGAAGTACCAAAACGATAGCAGGTCATGTCTGCATACAGGAGGCATGAGACACATTTTGAGACTTAATTGTCCCTCCTTGCCCAATGCAAATTACGTTTTGTAACAGCATGCAGgttttattttttctgtttcaGTTAAAACATAATCTATATTTTGTAAGTAACtgaatattcacatatataaatAACACGTCACATGTACGAATATACCTGAATATCACCTTCTTTGCAttcattaataaattaatttctgcAAGAAAGATTCTTCGGATgataaaaaagaattttagTAAACAAAATTCTATGACATAAATCAATGATCGAAATGAAACCTAACCAAAGGCCCAAAAATCTAATTTCAAATCTAGGTTCAATTCCCCAAAACCCACAACTCAAGATGCCAGAAGAAATTAAAGTGGCGTATTTATAATCTCAAGCTCAAAGGTTGACGACACATGACACAGGTTACAGAAACATGGCCATTTGGGAAATCTCTCtgagtttttttattatttttttttaaggtattgatttaagaatttttaagaagaaataaagggaaaaatagattttttttttctcaatatAAGTAGGTTAAgagtttattttttatataccaactttataaaaattttatagtaTTATCTAATTAAATTCATATGCTTGGATAATCATATTCATATAATgcgtataaaatatttatatgattttataggatttgatatttttattatttttttaataatgctTAAATCCAACTGGTAAGTcctatttaaaataaaatcgttaaaattgatgacttttgccttttaaagtttttaaggtgtgtgtgtgtttttttttttttactaaaatatattttaaggGGTGTTTTAACTTCTtgaaattgatttgatttgtagattaattattttatttagaataaactaaaaaatgagAAATAATTTGATTATTCATAGAATcctattataaaaatatttggaAGTCACAGTTTGGGAATCAGAGAAAATTATAACTTGCTTTTTTTCTGGCTTTGtttaatatatttgttttttattctatttttcttaattattactaaaataaataaataattttaaatgtgataaatatataattatatatattatatataaaaaattatagataTTTTAAGTTAAATAAAATGATTTTATACTATTGTCTCTCTAATATTACtctttatattatttgtattttaaatgtTCTGAAgtgaaaaatataattagagatgagaggataaaaatataaaataacgaATTCAAGTAAATTCAATTCTCattttataccaattaattCCAAAAATGACACTTAATTTCAACTATATTTAGTTTAATCAactcaattttaaaataattttatgttttaaacACAATCTTAAGACATCTTATTACTCAATCACTTAGGTCCTATTTATGTTTTAGGATAGAATACAGAAATATGAATAGTAAATAATGTCTAATATTTAAAGATAGAGACATAGccaatttttcttatttttgtgttcattttttttataaaagattttgaTAGACATGAAATTTAACAAGGTAAATAcagattttttaatgaatttttttctttttttaccaATAGATATTTGTTAGTTTCACCATTATCCTTTTTTTGTTCTCATATCAAAAAATTCTAATGTTCATTTGTCTCTGTAACACCATCCTCCTCCCTAATACTCTCTTCTACCTTCTCTTTATCTGTCTTAATGAAATTAACCCAAGAACATTTTAGCAGCTAATTATTTATTCTTCTAGtcacaatttttaaaaatcaccTATTGTTCTTCTCTTTTTCGATCACATAATTAGGTATATCTCTGTCtctctttttcttgcttcttctttttatttttatttactatttattAAAACTATTTTTTGCTGCTTGtctacttattttattttatttttatatgatttaaaaattacTACAAAAAAATCGTTAAATGTCGTCagatttattattgaatttagtagtagatataaatttataattgacaaaacactaaaaaaatattagttttagCGACTAACTTTTAGCGACAATAACTTAATGGTTGctgtttgttttatttaaattgtgTTTTTGTGGCAATGATATATTTAtcactaataatatatattatactgACAATTATTATTACTGTCACTAaaaaatacatagaaaatactTTTAGTTAGAAATTTTTACTGGCCATAGTTTTATGGCTACTAGTTTTCTTactaaaacttttttttttcataacaaTGGGCTAATTAACAAACAGGAGGAGAGATTGCCTGAAACAGATATAGAAGAGAGAGCCCACCGCCGAAACTCTAAACTCGTTGCCGTCGGCATCGCCGCTTCAGTTCCAAAGGTTTCTGGAATCGAGCAAAGGCTCCTCTTCCGCCTATGAGTTCGAGAGAAAGCGCCATTTTCGTCAACACATCTCCTCTGCGAACGAGTCCTTGGACTTCATTTCCATCCGATCTGCCTCAGATCCGCATTGCTCTCATCGTTTGTTCGTCTCAGATCTACGTCGCCAAGGTCTTCCAGCCACTGTTGCTGCTCTTGTTGCAACATCACACCTCCGCCACTTGCACCGCCTCCGTTCTTGCGCATAGACGCACAAGATCGTCGCCGTGGTAggtattttctgtttattttttcaattttggtTTGAATTAAGAAGCATGTGATTCTCTCTCTATTATTACTTTTGCTCTGTTTGCTTGCTTGATCCTAATCAATCTGGCAGATCAAGTTGAAATCGAAGTGTGTAAGTGTTTCAGAtcctaattttttgtttgatcTGTCTTCTCTGTTCTTGCTTGCTTGTGCCGTTCTTTCTTGCTTTCTCCGTTTATATTTGGATTTTGGTTTAAATGTTTGTTTATCCTATATTGCTCTGTTCTTCATGCTTCTAATTTTGGTGTTCAAGTGTTTGCAttctctttatttatttatttatttattttgtgataattAGATTACAAGTCCGAAAACTCTGACATTGGCATTTTTCTGGGATTCAATGAAGTCACAATTCCAAATATTTTCTTATGATGTGCTTGCAAAAGCAACTAACCATTTCGAGAATTATGTTGGGAAAGGAGGCTTTGGGAGTGTTTACTATGGTAAGAGATGTtggatatttaatttttaatttttttttgtgttcaaagcaattttttatttcaattagtGGTTTGGTTTTAAGTGTGTGGCTTAATTTTGTTTGGTAGGTGTTGAATGGTTGCAataacactttctctttaactttataatttgagtttagttttaaGTTTCAAGAGACATTACTTTATAGTGTAACCTATTTAGAGTTATATTGTgtatttttacaattagaaTTACAATTCTGTTTAGGAAAGCTCCCACAAGGATATGAGGTAGCAATCAAACATTTCCATGAAAAGAAGGAGAAGACAAAAAAGCAATTCATGAGAGAAGTTGAGATCCTAAGTCTCATGCGCCATCAGAATCTGGTCTAGCTGTATGGCTGCAGTTCTGATGACAGTGATGAACTCCTGTTAGTTTACGAGTATGTCTCCAACGGTTCTCTATCAACCTATCTCCATTGAAATTCTGGAAACAAACTACCATGGGCTACCAAATTAAATATTTCCATTGAGACTGCTTCTGTTGTAtattaattttggatttttaagttttaaaatgGCAAAACTTGTGGAGAGCATATTTTTGGGCAAGAGATATGTAGGTATTTGTCTCTGCTCTCTACTTGGATTTATATTTTAGGAATCTCCTTGTGCTTTGCATTAGTCAGTCTTCCATAGAAGTTCTATAAAAATTGGAGTAGCTTGTATAGAAATCGGACTGCTTTGTTGCatgcttttttgttttaatgTTTCTGCTTTTCTTTACTATCTTTCTTGCCTGATTTGTTTGTATCTCTCTACTTTGGAAGATTTCTTATCCTACTTTTAGTCGTTACTCCCTCTCTTATTTCTAATAACCTTTTTTTGTATAATGTTTAGGCACCCTTTtgatttattaaagattttGTGTGCTGCAGGTATAATGTTGCTGTGAAATGTGCTACTATAACTCCTGGTTAGTTGCTGTGAAATGTTGCTATTGATTTATAATTACTTTCATTTGTAAATCTCAATactttgattaaaaaattattaaatttttacttttttattttataaactttTTTACTTAAAATAACTTTATCCGTATTTGCAATTGTAATTTAATGGAATGACATGGCAGTGGACCTTCATACATAGTGCTAGAAAGTATATATGTCACCGGCAAAGATTAAAAAAGGTTAAAACAAAACTTTTAGTGATGAGTGGGATAAAAGTGAAAGAAAGTGAGAATTTTATTAAGTTAGTTAAGTAATATGCTAAACTAGTGGAGAATCTTGATCATGAAGTAGTTAGCTTTATGCTATATTGTTAGGACAAGACATCACAAATTCACAATTGAGTTTATGTGCTATAATCTAAAACAAAACTTTAATTTTGGAAATGACAAATGCTTCGAAGATAGCAAATTATTAGTGCACTAAACTGCTATGTGCAAAAATAATGCCCTAATAAAACTTGGATAGGCATCAAAAGTtgcattttgttttttgttCACTTCATTTAGATACATCTTACGTGgtgttttttttataaattttgttaattttaattgtcattGCCAATGATGGCTTCTTGAATTCtctttttattcatttatttattttgtttattttgaatTGTTACTGTAGACAATGACttcctattttgtttttgatgCAGTGGCAACTTATTACCTATATACAACTTATGTTCATCCCTTTATTTGCTCCCTTGCTACTATTATACTCATGTCACCAGATGAAGTCTTGCACAAAGGCAATGGGACCCTCTGTGAAATGTTACTCATGGTTCAGGTGGGCTCTTATGCACATATTTAGTGaaattgatttttctttttttttttcatttccaGGTTACTTgttttccttttaattatttGCATTTGTTTCAGGCATACAAAGCAAATGTTATATGTCCTAACAAACACCAATCCGACAAAGAGAAATTTTATAGCAATCATCTTCTTGAGAGTGAGAATTTTCTGTATTATACATGCCATTCAATAAGAATTTTCATATCTAGATGTTGTTTATTCCCTTCGTGGTTATTTTCTCACTTCCTGCAAAATAGGGAAAGTAGATTGATTTTCAATAACATCTTATGACCAATTTGTATTGAACATGATAGAGTGTAGAAGATAGACAATGTTTTCTGGTATTACTTTATGATCACTTGCATAAGTTGAGAGTTGAGACCATCAATAATGGACGACTAACTTAGACTCGTCTATCTTCTTTTGTGTAGTAAAATTAGTTTGTGATGATGAAACCACTTATTGTACAATATATAAATGAATGTTctttacttaattttttcccctgactttttttatttttattcatgtaTCTCATTTGtttttatgcatgcatatattTTGTCCTTCAGTTCTTGCGCTTTACAGGTTTTGGTGGGGAGGATTTTGGAAGGTAATGTTCTATCTCTTCTGTTTATATAATCATTGCACTTGGTCACTTTCAATATTTACATGTTTCATTATGTTTTTAACACACGACCCTCTCTTGCAATAACATAACTAATTTGACATACCATTGGAGCCTCTGATCTAGCTCTAACAGAGACTATGGCTTTTCTCATAGTGGCTTCAGCTTGATCAACATTTCTTGGAGCCGAGGGACTATTCTCtctactattcttttcttgATCATAACTgcttccattcttcttctttggaGACTCGGACTTCTCCAACAAAGAAAGGAAGCCTCCTCTCCGATCTCAGCACCGTTTGTGGCCAATCGAAGATCCATGAACTGTCTTGGCACTGCGTCTtgcttcttctcctcttcctcctcctctggCTTGTGTTGTTGCATCAAAGCCACCACCTTGCATCTGCAGGGCCTTGTATTCTGCTGTTACACAATCTAGCCTCTCTCTCCATTGATTCTCCGCCTTCATTCGCTCCAACTCTACCAGAATATAATTGTCTGATCAGGGATGGGTCTTTTTTCGTGTGAATTTGGTGAGATGATGTTGTCAACAACGAATTGATCGCTGCTCGTGTTGGTAGTAAGAAGATTCAGACCAGTCTGAAATAAtgaatgaaaattgaaaagCTTCGGATACGTAATTTAGAAGTAAAGACATGGTATTGGTATGCATCGTCAATTTTAATATCTTTGTTCTATGATACAAAATCTGATTAAATTGTAGATGATAATGTTGTATTCTTAATTTTCTATATTAATGATACTACTGGTTGGGAATGCTTGCAACAACCCTTCATGTCATGGCAATGTGTCTTAGGATATGTCACTAGGATTGGTTTATAGCCTAATTTGTTGTAATATAGTTATAAGCTTGtagcattttttattatttagattTGTAACATGAGTTATTAGAGAAACTTGTGTATCAACATTTTGAGTTTAATGAAATATTTCATTTTATAGTAATTAATTTcagcataataataataataataataataataataataataattgttggCACAAATAATTGAGATTCTAGAAAAAAAAAGGGTAGTTTATTACTTTTAAGAAAATAAgtataatataactaaaaaaagtCTTAAGATTTTAGCGGCAATAGTAATggcaactaaaaataaataacattacaattttaaaattatttttagtggcCATATAAATTGCCGGTAAAATGGGTTTTGGCGGCAATGATAATGGCCGcaaaaaatgaataatattgcaattttagaattatttttggTGGCCATATAAATTGCCAAGAAAATAGCCGCTAATAGTTATATGCTTTTTGCGGCCATGAAAAGGTCTTTACCGGCAAATATTATAATTGCCGCTAAAACCTTTTAGCGACAAACCATAAGACGGCTAAAGTCTAATTGCCGGTAAATGTATTAACGATTATTTTTATTGCCGCTAAAAGCAAAATAAATGGCTgctaaaaatgatttttcttgtagtgaaatTTTAAAGCTTGTTATTATAGAATTTTTCTTCCAATAAATTTGACagtaatatattatttattattaataattaaattaatagttaCCATCGGATTTAACCGAcgataaacttaaattttaattattatttttttaaaatatataattttaaatgtgtaaatttaataatttctaaaccaacaaatttaaaattttataatttcttataataatttatctataatttttaattaaaagtttACGACCAAgttcaaatatcaaaatttattattaaaactaaaaaaataagagaattcaattaagtagaaaaatcaaatataaaatgcATCAAAATCTTAATTACGAAAATTGAACAAAACTAGATCAGAAATCGAAAGAGTAATATTAACAAGCATTGGAGATTAGGTTATGCTAATGCTACTACATTACATAAAGAATCAACCATACCAAACTATTTATGATACTTGCAAGTTACAAAACTAccgaaaattaaattatcaagAATCGCCGGTACAGTATTTCAGCAATGAGAATTGATAAACAAAAAGGCACTTACTATAGCTATATAACATCTGACATTCTTTTGAGTTCCATTGCAATAATATCATATGATTCCAAATCAATGAAGCGCAAATTTACAATGAATCAAAGATAAATGATTTACTTaacatttaaaaatatagatttaGACTGTCAATATAAGATTTAAATCCATGAACTTCTGTTTCAAATTACAATGCTACATATCAGTGCATTAAATAAATTTCATTGAATAGATTTTGCGctagtaaaattaaaataaattttaaagcAGACAAAATTTAAAACTTCTAACAAAATAATCCACCACAtaacaaaaaactaaaaatcaCAAGTAACATTATCAGttctaaattatttaattaaaaacaatataATCATCCAtcataatacaaaaataatctataataatataaaaataatatcagaATCCCAAATTAAGTCCAATATTTCTTATAATTAAATATTCCAAGAACACTCAAACAATGAGAGGTTTAAACacttacataaaaaataaacaaaccctaaacctccaaacaaaaaaattcagCAATAATTGCACAAGTAATTGGTCAAATAGAGATACAAACTCTAGAAGATTaacaatttcaaaaaaattttaaacaattcAACAAATTCTAAACCCCAATATTgaaagaaattcaaaagaaacTAATCAAAGAAAATGACTTAGTACAGAAGGTGGTGATAAACGAGAAGTGGCGATGACAGAAGGAAGTAATGACGAGACAGCAATGACGAAGCTACAGGAGACCACAATGATGAGCGACGATTATGCTAAATGTGTTGACAATTTTGTTGGACACGACGACGATGAGGGAAGACCGATTGGAGGAGGCCGCGACGATGATGAATGAGCATGGAGCAGGAGGTGTCGATGCTATTGAACAAGTGTGGCACAGGACGCAGCAATGTTGAGGTAGTGATAGTGACCAGCGATGAGAGTGAGTGAGGGTGGCAGTGACCGGCGAAATGACAATGAATAGTGGTGATGGAGGGGGAGAAATTGTCATAGGAGTGAAAACAAGCTAGGCTTATAATAGAGTATATTAGCATGAGCTTGACCTGTAGCCTAGTATAAACTTTTTAATAAGTACTAGCCTGACCTGTTGTCAAATCTGGTCTGACTTAAAGCCTGTTAATAGgccttttttaaaataaataattaaatttaacgaataatttaattttcaaaattataaataaaaatataatttaataaataaaaatacacataTATAATTAATGAGACAAATGACTTAGTGGAAAAGagtattttaatattataaaaggCCCAAGTTCAAACCCTTCCTATTGCACATTTACTAGTATAATAAAACTCTACATATATCTTTGTAGGCTAGGCTTTTGAAAGAACTTAGACTGGCCTATTTTCTATCAGGCTAAGTTGCAGGTCCCTAGTAGGCCGTTTGACCTTTTTCCACTCTTAGGCgcttgataaaccccaattttgtggtttatcttatattgaattcaaggaattttatcaacttttctcaaatttattcaatgaaatagcatggttttgtgaatttctcctaatttgtgcttaagggtgaaaacatgctttttaggcccaaaaattgataaatttcattcactttaattccattcgatgtcttgatatgtttgttaagtgatttcaggattAGAAGGTAAAGATTAgattgaaggaatgaagaacaagcatgcaaaaatggggagttcatgaagaaatgaggatTTGCTGAACTCAAGGCCATGCGCATGTGTCaaccatgcgtacgcgtgaggaGGAGATTCgtcagcgacgcgtacgcgtcacccatGCGCATGCGTGAAAGAGAAAATTGCCAATGACGAGTACGCATGAcacatgcgtacgcgtgacaagcggCACGTGACCTCACTAAAAGCAAtacgctgggggcgatttctaaGCTCAAggaggcccaaatccaactcatttctgatacTTTTGAACCCAAGGATTGTAAGGGAATGGGGAAAAAGTAGTCATAGTatagttttcatcatgttttagatgtagaattctagagagagagagactctctcctctctctataTTTTAGGGTTCTTATTTCAATTCTTTTTAGATCTATATTTAAATCTTGTTTCATTTTAGtttttggtgcacgaatttgcaatccgtacaactaaccagcaagtgcactgggtcgtccaagtaataccttacgtgagtaagggtcgatcccacggagattattggtttgaagcaagctatgtttattttattaatcttagtcaggataccaatagagttctttagcctcgtataaagtaaaaagggcataaaataaatagttgttacttgttgtgcagtaatggggaatatgttggagttttggagatgctttgtcctctgaatttctgcaatgtaatattcaactcaattatttgtaaagcacgtctacggcaagctatatgtagggtgtcaccattgtcagtggctacctcccatcctctcagtgaaaatggtccagatgctctgtcacagcacggctaatcagctgttggttctcgatcatgttggaataggatccattgatccttttgcatttgtcatcacgcccagcaatcgcgagtttgaagctcgtcacagccattcaatcccagaatcctactcggaataccacagacaaggtttagactttccggatcctcaagaatggccgccatcaattctataTTATACcgcaaagattctgattaaagaatctaagagaagctcattcaatctgatgtagaacggaggtgtttgtcaggcacgcgttcatgagttgaggaaggtgatgagtgtcacggatcatcaccttctctataattaagcgcgaatgaacatcttagataagagcatacaaacgtttgagtggagaaatagaaacaattgcattaattcatcgagacgctgcagagctcctcacccccaacaatggagtttagagactcatgccgtcaaagtgtataaagttcagatctaaaaatgtcatgaggtccaaaataattctctaaaagttgtttaaatagtaaactagtaacctaggtttacagaatatgagtaaactaaaataattggtgcagaaatccacttctggggcccacttggtgtgtgctggggctgagactaaagctatccacgagctgaggcttttcttggagttgaactccaagttataacgtgttttgggcgttcaactccggatcatgacgtgtttctggcgtttaactccagacaacagcatgtacttggcgttcaacgccaagttacgtcgtctatcttcgcgcaaagtatggactattatatatttctggaaagctctggggatgtctactttccaaagccgttgagagcgcgccaattggactcctgtagctccagaaaatccatttcgagtgcagggaggtcaggatccaacagcatcagcagtcctttttcagcctaactcagatttttgctcagctccctcaatttcagccagaaaatacctgaaatcacagaaaaatacacaaactcatagtaaagtccagaaatatgatttttgcctaaaaactaataatatttaactaaaaactaattaaaacatgctaaaatctacatgaaattacccccaaaaagcgtataaaatatccgctcatcacgacaccaaacttaaaatgttgcttgtcctcaagcaactagataaataaaagaggataaaaagaaatcaagaagcaataatatctcagagtttt
The genomic region above belongs to Arachis stenosperma cultivar V10309 chromosome 5, arast.V10309.gnm1.PFL2, whole genome shotgun sequence and contains:
- the LOC130982030 gene encoding uncharacterized protein LOC130982030 isoform X3, coding for MSPDEVLHKGNGTLCEMLLMVQAYKANVICPNKHQSDKEKFYSNHLLEILALYRFWWGGFWKLDQHFLEPRDYSLYYSFLDHNCFHSSSLETRTSPTKKGSLLSDLSTVCGQSKIHELSWHCVLLLLLFLLLWLVLLHQSHHLASAGPCILLLHNLASLSIDSPPSFAPTLPEYNCLIRDGSFFV
- the LOC130982030 gene encoding uncharacterized protein LOC130982030 isoform X4; protein product: MSPDEVLHKGNGTLCEMLLMAYKANVICPNKHQSDKEKFYSNHLLEILALYRFWWGGFWKLDQHFLEPRDYSLYYSFLDHNCFHSSSLETRTSPTKKGSLLSDLSTVCGQSKIHELSWHCVLLLLLFLLLWLVLLHQSHHLASAGPCILLLHNLASLSIDSPPSFAPTLPEYNCLIRDGSFFV
- the LOC130982030 gene encoding uncharacterized protein LOC130982030 isoform X1 gives rise to the protein MSPDEVLHKGNGTLCEMLLMVQAYKANVICPNKHQSDKEKFYSNHLLEILALYRFWWGGFWKWLQLDQHFLEPRDYSLYYSFLDHNCFHSSSLETRTSPTKKGSLLSDLSTVCGQSKIHELSWHCVLLLLLFLLLWLVLLHQSHHLASAGPCILLLHNLASLSIDSPPSFAPTLPEYNCLIRDGSFFV
- the LOC130982030 gene encoding uncharacterized protein LOC130982030 isoform X2, which translates into the protein MSPDEVLHKGNGTLCEMLLMAYKANVICPNKHQSDKEKFYSNHLLEILALYRFWWGGFWKWLQLDQHFLEPRDYSLYYSFLDHNCFHSSSLETRTSPTKKGSLLSDLSTVCGQSKIHELSWHCVLLLLLFLLLWLVLLHQSHHLASAGPCILLLHNLASLSIDSPPSFAPTLPEYNCLIRDGSFFV